ATTTTGATAATACCTTTATAGCCATATCTTGACCTTTTTCTATCGAAAGCCTTCCAACTGTCAAAATTTTCTTCCCTATGAAACTATTATCAAAGTCAACCTCTGCTAAAGACATATTATTAATTACACTTGATGAAAGTATATTTTTAAATACTTCTGTTTTATTTACATCTTGTGGTAATTTTTCAATTAGCCTTTTTTTTGCTTCCTCTGAAACGACAAAGATCTTATCGAACTTTTTATGAAGCTTTTTATATAATTTCGTATTTATTTGATGTTTTGAAACATCGAAGTGAACCCATGATACCTTTTTTTTAGCAGTTACTCTGTTGGCGATATAATAATCAATGATGTCAGTAGGACCTTGATATGCTATAGCCACATCATACAAAGTAAAATCTTTTGGAACATCCTTAAAAATATGATGATAATAAATATTGCGATCTGAAGTTTTTTTGGAAATTAAGTATTTATTTAAAAAAGATAGCATTTTTACGTATTGCTTATTATTAAAGTAATCTTTTAAAGTTTTGTGTGGAGGTTGTAATATAATATCTTTAATTGTGGTAAACCATGTAGCTTCTACTACATTTACCCAATCTGGGATATTCTCCAAAAATCCACCTTTTTTCTCTAAAAGGAGGAGCGTTATATCATATTTATCTTTTGGAATTACGGATAATAATGACAGAAAAGATTTCTCCACACCGCCTATATTCATACTACTAAGCATAAATAAAACTTTTTTCTTCATATTTCACCCCAAAAATGAGTATTAAAAAACCAGTATATCTATCTAGATGACTAATGAGGTAAATTTTTTATACATTGAGTAAATTCAATTTCTCTATTTCCTTTGTAGTATCTACAGATTCTTTTTGTAAATTTATTATTATTTTATTTCTTAAAATCTCATTATCTAGTAATTCTTTTACTGCCTTATACATTTCCTCTTCATCAAAATTAACAATTAAGCCTGTTTCCCGATTTATAAGCTGTTCGTTTGCACCAGTAAAATTAGTTGTAACAATTGGATTATTAAAGCATCTTGCCTCAGAAAGAGTAATGCAATATCCTTCGTGTCGCGATGGCTGAACATATAGATCGCACTGCTTCATATAAGGATATGGATTTGTTTTTGCACCTAATAAAATAAAGTCTTCCGAAACATTATACTCCTCTATTAATTTGAGATACTCTGCTTTACCTTCTCCATCACCAATGCAAAACCATTTAATATCGTATCCAGCTTTCTTTAATTTCGATAATACTTTGATTGCTAAATCTTGACCTTTTTCAATTGAAAGTCTTCCAACCGTTAAAATTTTTATTCCTTTAAAATCTTCGTCAAATCCTGATTCTCTTTCCGCCATCTTTTCGATTAAGCTTGAAGAAATAATATTTGAGAATGTATTTATTTTGTGTTTTATTCCAGATAACTTCTCTATAAGTTTTTCTTTTCCTTCATTTGATACAACGAAAATTTGATCAAACTTCTTATACAGATTAATAGCAAACTTATTATTAAAGGAAATTTTAGTTACATCAAAATGAATCCACTGAACTTTCTTTTTGGCGTTTATTTTGTGCATAACAAAATAGCTTATTAAATCCATTGGACCTGCATAAGCTACCGCTATATCATATTCTTCTTCTAATTTGCGATAATCTTTTAATACATATTTAAAGTATGAACTTCGATCTTTCATAATCCTTGAAATCAAGTGATGAAGGATTAAATTAATAGCGCGAACCGGTTTACCCTCTTTTAATATTTCCATTGCTTCGATTAAGGGTGGATTATTTAATAAAGCTTTTATTTTGTCGTAATCTCTTACATATTCAATGCGTATATTACTTGGTAATTCATTTAAAAAACCACCAAACTCTTCTAACATAAGTACAGTAATTTCGTATTCATATTCGTTCATTTCAGATAACATATTTAGTAATGCTTTTTCAGTTCCACCAATATTCATATTAATTATCATAAATAATATCTTTATTTTCATAGGTTTCACTCTCTCTTCTTACATTAACCTATTAACTCATAAAATTTTGCTAACTCTTCGACATTGCCTTTTTTCTCAACTTGTAAGAATTTTACTATATTCTCTTTTAGTTCATTATCCGTAATTAATTTCAAGATCCCGTTTGTTACACCTTCAGCAGTCATATCTACAACTAAACCATTTTTCCCATCAATCATTTGACTATAAACTGCGTCAAACCTTGTAGTAACTACAGGAATGTTTAGCATACGGGCTTCAGCAATTGCAAGACCAAATCCTTCAAACTTCGATGTTTGAACATAAAGATCTGCATCTTTTATGTATGGATAAGGGTTTGATTTTACTCCTAACAAGATAAAGTTTGTATGTAACTGATGATCCTCAATATACTTTTCAATTTCTTGTTGTAACGGGCCCATTCCTAATACATACCATCTAAAGTCAATGCCCTGTTCTTTCAGATTTTTGCATGCTTCTAAAGCAAGATCATAACCTTTTTGGTGGGCTAACCTTCCAATCGTTAAAATTTTAATGCCATTAAAATTATCTTGATAACTATCTCCACTTAATGCCATTTGGTTAATAAATTCCGGATTATTTATATCAAAAATAACCTCCACTTTACTGGAATAATTAGGAAAGGTCTCTAAGAAGATTTCGCTAGTAGAATTTGATACAGCTACAATTTTTTTATATTGATCATAAAACGGTTCTTGAAAATTCTTTTCATGATCAGTTAAATGATAGCTTACGTTTACCCATGCATATTTTTCCTTAGCTATAACTTTATCAGCGACATAAAAAGTAGGAATACCTTGTGCATAGCTTATTGCAATATCATATACTTTTTCATTTTTCTCGATCACATTGGAAACACTTTCCCAAAATATTCTCGCTTCTTCCGCTATACTATAATTTTTTCTCCTTATTTCAAAGGAATACTTTAGCCTTGAAAATAGCATATCAAATTTAAATTTCTTAAATGAGTAGATAACTGAGTCAGTCATACTTAGCTCAGTAAACTTGGTGTATTTAAGAGGGGGTAAAATATTTACATCCTTAGGAACCAGCTTCTCGAATTCACCACCGTGTGCGAATAACATTAGATCAACGGAGTATTCTTCTAGATTTAATAAATTCAATAGTGTTGTTAAACTTTTTTCTGCTCCTGCTATGTGTAAGGAATCAATTACAAAGAGTATATTTTTTTTCACTAGAAAAACCTCCCTTATACTGGTTTATATTTAAGCAAAAACTGTTGCGAATTATATTAAGCTATAAAGTTTGTTTAGTTCACTTAAATTACTAAAAACTGTTCCTTTACAATTGTTTGCCAAATGCTCTCTTAATTGGGAATCTAAGTAAAGTTTTTCAATGCCATCTGCAATACCTTTAACTGAGAGATCACAGATTGAACCATCAAATCCATCATTTACTTGGCTTTTTGCTGTTGGATAATTTGTTATTAGAACTGGCTTTGA
This genomic interval from Gottfriedia acidiceleris contains the following:
- a CDS encoding glycosyltransferase; amino-acid sequence: MKIKILFMIINMNIGGTEKALLNMLSEMNEYEYEITVLMLEEFGGFLNELPSNIRIEYVRDYDKIKALLNNPPLIEAMEILKEGKPVRAINLILHHLISRIMKDRSSYFKYVLKDYRKLEEEYDIAVAYAGPMDLISYFVMHKINAKKKVQWIHFDVTKISFNNKFAINLYKKFDQIFVVSNEGKEKLIEKLSGIKHKINTFSNIISSSLIEKMAERESGFDEDFKGIKILTVGRLSIEKGQDLAIKVLSKLKKAGYDIKWFCIGDGEGKAEYLKLIEEYNVSEDFILLGAKTNPYPYMKQCDLYVQPSRHEGYCITLSEARCFNNPIVTTNFTGANEQLINRETGLIVNFDEEEMYKAVKELLDNEILRNKIIINLQKESVDTTKEIEKLNLLNV
- a CDS encoding glycosyltransferase, which translates into the protein MKKKVLFMLSSMNIGGVEKSFLSLLSVIPKDKYDITLLLLEKKGGFLENIPDWVNVVEATWFTTIKDIILQPPHKTLKDYFNNKQYVKMLSFLNKYLISKKTSDRNIYYHHIFKDVPKDFTLYDVAIAYQGPTDIIDYYIANRVTAKKKVSWVHFDVSKHQINTKLYKKLHKKFDKIFVVSEEAKKRLIEKLPQDVNKTEVFKNILSSSVINNMSLAEVDFDNSFIGKKILTVGRLSIEKGQDMAIKVLSKLIENGYNVRWYCIGEGEDRKGYEELIHKLGLESNFILLGAKQNPYPYVANADLYVQTSRHEGFCLTLAEARCLHKPIVTTNFTGAYEQITDNYDGLIVKFDQDELFEKITYLIDNPGKSEDFSRNLLNEIVDTTSEIDKLYQYIG
- a CDS encoding glycosyltransferase; the protein is MKKNILFVIDSLHIAGAEKSLTTLLNLLNLEEYSVDLMLFAHGGEFEKLVPKDVNILPPLKYTKFTELSMTDSVIYSFKKFKFDMLFSRLKYSFEIRRKNYSIAEEARIFWESVSNVIEKNEKVYDIAISYAQGIPTFYVADKVIAKEKYAWVNVSYHLTDHEKNFQEPFYDQYKKIVAVSNSTSEIFLETFPNYSSKVEVIFDINNPEFINQMALSGDSYQDNFNGIKILTIGRLAHQKGYDLALEACKNLKEQGIDFRWYVLGMGPLQQEIEKYIEDHQLHTNFILLGVKSNPYPYIKDADLYVQTSKFEGFGLAIAEARMLNIPVVTTRFDAVYSQMIDGKNGLVVDMTAEGVTNGILKLITDNELKENIVKFLQVEKKGNVEELAKFYELIG